CACGGCGTGCTGGATTCTGATCCGGGAGTCGAAGAATTGATCGCGGATTGAGTCGGCTTCGTGCTCGGCGTGGGCTGCGTCAGCGTCCGCCTCGCGGGCTTTCGCCTTGTGGGCGGCGTCGAAGAAGGGAATAGTGATCTGGACGCCGATGGCGGCGTTGTTCTGCTGGAATCGGAAGTAGTAATCCTGCAGATTGTTGAACTTGGCGTAGCGGCTGTACTGGCCCTCGAGAACGATCTGCGGTCGCCAGAGGTAGCGGTTTTCGCCGAATGCGATCTCGCGCTTCGCACGTGCATTCGCATAGGCAGACTCGACGGCGGGACTGGTTCCCACCAGCGTTGCAGTGATGTCGGCGGGCTTGTCTTCGGCCAGGGCGGGGATGGTGCTGCTGGATGTGGCAATCCCTTGCGGGGGAAGACCGAGAAGGCGCGCCAGGTGAGCCTGATCTGCAGCGGCATCGTCGTCCATCCGAAGACGGGCGAGATGAATCTGTGCAGCGGTGAGGCGGGCGGAGGTGAGATCGATGGGGGTGTCCTGACCGGCGGCGAGACGGTCCTGCACGATGGCTACGAGATGGTCAGCGAAGCCTTGTTGATCATGGAGGACGGTCTGCCGCTGAAGGTCGCGATTGAGTGCGAGGTAAGTGACGGCTGCATCCTCGGCGACAGCCTCGCGAACGTCCTTCAGGGAGAGGGTGGCGGCATCGAGCGAGGCCTTGGCGCCGCGAACGTAGTCGCGTTGTGAGTAACTGAAGACGAGAGACTGCGTCGCGAGGTTGTAGATGGACGGTTGGCCGAGAGGGAATCCATAGGAGGGAGGACCGATGGAAGATGCACCGACAACATTCGGGATGTAGGCGTCTTTGAGTTCTTCAAGGGTGGCTCGTGCTTTATCGACGTCCGCCTGGGCGGTCAAGACTTTTGGGTTGTTCTTCAATGCGAGACCTATCGCGCTGGTAAACGAAATCTGCGCGATGGCAGGTGTCACCGCACAGGCCAGAGCAGAGCACGCGATCAATAGGCGAAGAAGACGGATCATACTTGCTGAGAGATTCCTTAGGACCGATTAGAGATCATGGTATCGCCTTTTTTCTACGATCCCTGTAATGCTTTGCGGGCGGGTACATAGTTCGATGCGAGGGATAGAGCTGCGAGGTATTCGTTATGCGCTCCCGCGACGTCTCCACCTTGAGCAAGAAGGCCGCCTAGTTGGACGTGAACTTTGAATGCGGGGGCACCATCGGTCTTTCCGGAGGAGGCGAGATAGGTGCGAAGGAGACTGATGGCGAGTTGGGGCGAGCTGTGAGCTTCTGAGAGTGTGCTGGCGGCATCGACCAGGGGAGGACCCTTGCGATGGTCAGCCGCCAGGGCCGATTGAATGGCCTGGAGCATCTTGTCTGGCTGATTCTGACGTTTGTAGAAGTCGCCGAGGTTGATGTAGGCCTCGGTTGTTTTGCCTGCGGCAACAGCAGCCTGAAATTCGGCCTCTGCGGCTGGGATGTCCTTCTTCTTTTCGGCGACGAGCGCCAGCAGACGGTGAGCCTGAGCAGGGAAGTTGGGTTGCATTCTGGCAGCGAGGGCCTGAGCTTTATCGAGGCCACCACCGATCAAGGAGGGGGCTGCGACGTAGTATTCGCCAAGGTCGCTCATGGCCTGAAAGTTTTCGGGATCAAGCTGCACGGCGCGCTCAAACTCGTTGTGAACTTTGATGGCGAGGCTTAGCGCCGAGAAGGGACTGGCGTGCGAGGCTTTGAATCCGTAGGCGCGAGCGAGCCACATGTGGTCTTCGCTACTGTCGGTCGCGTTAGCTACGGCTAGTTCGCACTCATGGATGGCGGAGTCGGCCTTGTCCTGGGCGTAGTAGACGCGACAGAGGAGCTGGTGGGCATGAGCGTTGTTGGGTTGGGAGGCGAGAAGATCCTGGAGGATGGAGGCTGCTTCGTCGACGCGACCCTGCTGTAGGAGCGCGTTTGCCTGAGTGTCGTCGGCGAGGAGAAGCGGAGTCGCGAATAGGAAAGCAAATAGAAACGCGTGGTGAAGGCGAAACGGGTGTATCGAAAGGGACATGGCTACTCGACTATTTTGACGGGAAGCCCATTGGTAAGTTCACGGTTGTTGATAGCGCTGAGGGCAACCGTATCTTTTTCGGTGAGGCCGCTGACGATTTCGAGGCGAGTGAGATTGACTCCTGCTCCTACCTGAACGGGGGTTCGAACCAGCCTGTTGTTAACTACGCGAAAGACAAAATCTCCGCCCTCTGTGTGGAGGGCCTCGCGGGGGACGCTAAGGACGTTGAAGCGCTGCGAGGTGGTAACGGTGACGACGACGTTGGTGTTGGGCAGGAGGTCGCCGCGCGCGTCGTCGACGGTGATGATGCACTCCCCGACGTTGCGTGTGCCGTAGGTGATGACGGTGGAGGGTGCGCGGCTGATGTGTCCGTGCCAGGTCTGAGTGGGCTTTGCATCCCAGACAATTTTTACAGCCTGGCCTACTGCAAGCTTGCCGATCTCAGGCTCGTCGAAGTAGGCGCGGACCTGAATTCTGTTGAGGTCGGCTACGTCGAGGAGATTTTCGCCGGCGGGGACGAAGTCGTAGTTGGAGACGGGGATGGAGTAGACAGTTCCGGCGAAGGGGGCGCGGATGTTGTCGTTGGCATAGCTGGCTTTTGCAGCGGCGAGAGCGGCGCGCGCATCGGCGAGCTGGGCTTCTGCGCGGGCACGGTCGGTGTTGCTATAGCGTTGAGTGGTGCGCGCCTGAAGGCCTTTGACGGAGCTTTCCGCGGTGAGTAGACGCTGTTCGGCAGAGGCTACCTCGCTGGCGGAGGCTGCGCCCTTTTGCTGGAGGGCCTGAAGGGCTGCGAGATCTTTTGTTGCCTGTTGTTGTTGCTGCTGTGCGCGGCTGAGATCGCCGGAGAATCCTATGCGCTCGTCCTGAGATCCTCCCTGGCCGATGTCGTGAAGAGTGGCCTCGGCAGAGTGCACGGCGGCGTTTGCGGTAGCTATTTTGGCCAGGGCATCGGCATCGTCCATCTTGATCAGGAGGTCGCCTGCTTTAACTTTTTGCCCAACGTCGACATACACCTTTGCGACGACGCCAGGAGCAGCCGCGGAGGCAGGAAACTCTTCGATGGGCTCGACTTTTCCGTTGGTCGATACAGAGCTGACGATGTTCTGGTGATCGACGACTGCTACGCGAACGCCAATCAAGTCGCGGGTGGAGGAGCGCACGATGATGAAACCGATAACGATGATGGCGAGGAAGATGCCCCACAGCATTACAGGATTCAGGCGTCTTGTCTCGGTAGTAGGCATCAGTCGAAGGTTCAGTATATAAGACGTCGCATAGGGTCAGATCGGACCAGAAACTTTTGAGGATAAGGTAGTTAACGGGCGCGATGGAGCGAATCAGGCGAGTCTGAGATCGACTAATTCCAATTCCAGGCCGGGGAACTGGGGGTTGGTTTTGGCCTTCAGCCTGTAGGCAACGTCTACCAGAGAGCCTGTGTCGAGGGCCATTTCCACGCAGCGGGCAGGCCAATCCGTGGTGCGGCTCCAGCCCAGGGCGCTGATATGCGTGGTTTGGCCAGACCTCTGGAGTTGAAGACAGATGTGTCTTTCTTTGATGAACCGCACTGGTGCACAGAGGGTGAGTGCGCGGGTGAGGAAGATGGGCTCGCGGTTGCCGATGCCGAAGGGTTCGCAGCGGGTGAGCCAATCATAGAAGCTCTGCGTGAGGTCGCTGAGGAGGAGTTCGGCGTCGCATTCGAGCGGAGGCGTCATGATCTCAGCGGTGAGCCTGGGGGCGCCGTAACGCTGCATGCGCTCCCGGAGGAGGTTGGTGCGGTCGGAGGGCATGGAGAAGCCGACGGCGTGGGCGTGTCCGCCAAATCTTGTGAAGAGCGGGGTGTTTGATTCAGACACTGGTTCGTGAATCGCGCTGAGGGCATCTAGCAGATGAAAGCCGGCGATGGAGCGGCCGGACCCGTGGGAGTGGCCGTCTTCGTGGGTCATGACGATGGCGGGTCTGCCGGTGCGGTCGACGACGCGGGAGGCGAGGATGCCGAGGACGCCGCGATGCCACTCGGGGTCGTCGAGGATGATGCACTCGGCGAGGTAGTCTCCGAGGGTGTCGCGCAGGGCGGTGAGTTGGATTTCGATGGCTTCGAGAGCCTTTGCTTCGGTGGCGCGGCGCTCGTCGTTGAGGCGGTTGAGCTTCTCTGCGAGGTGGGTGGCACGGGCTGCGTCTTTGGTGAGGAAGAGCTCGACGACATCGCCGGCGATGTCCATGCGTCCGGCTGCGTTGATGCGTGGGGCGAGTCGAAAACCTACTTCGGTCGCGGTGGGGGGCCGATTGATGGGGATTTGAGCCACTTGCATGAGTGCGCGCAGGCCTGGCTGTACGGGGTTGCGAAGTTCTCTCAGGCCCAGGGTCGCGATGACTCGGTTTTCGCCTTCGAGGGGAACCGAGTCGGCGATGGTGGCGATGGCGACCAGCTTCAGGAACGAGGGAATCAGTCCGTGTTTCAGCTTTGTGCGCTGCTCTTCGGTCTCGGTTGCGGCCAGCAGGAGAGCATGGGCGAGTTTGAAGGCTACTGCTGCGCCGCAGAGATGTTTGAACGGGTAGGGGCAGTTTTGTTGTGCGGGATTTAGGACGGCAACTGCTTCCGGGATGCCGATGGCTCCGTCGGGGAGGTGGTGGTCGGTGACGATGAGGTCCATGCCGAGAGCTGTTGCTTCCTCGGCTGCTGCGAAGGCGCGAATGCCGGTGTCGACGCTGATGACGAGGCGAACGCCGGAGGCTGCGGCCTGGCCGAGAACGCCGTTCTGCATGCCGTAGCCCTCGCGGATGCGGTGAGGGACGTGATAGGTGACGGTGGCGGGGGTCTCTTTGGGGGCGATGCGCTCGATGGCGGTCTTGAGGAGAACGGTGGCGGTGGTGCCGTCGACGTCGTAGTCGCCGTAGATGAGGATGGGTTCGCTGGAGCGGACGGCGTGCTGGATGCGGGCGACGGCGATCTCCATGTCGAGCATGAGCATGGGATCGAGAAGATCGTCGAGGGTTGGGTGGAAGAAAGTTTGGGCAGCTGCGGCGTCGGAGATGGCGCGCGAGACGAGTATTTGAGCGATTGCGTGCGGGCAGCCGAGGGCGTCGACCAGATTCTGAACGGCAGTCTCGTCTGCGGAGCGGGTACTCCAGGCTGGCAGCCCAACGTGGGCGGTGGACATTGGTTTTGCTTACTCGTCGCTGTCGTCGACTACGATGCCGCCGAGGTCGGTTACGGTCTCCATGAGGTTCTGGAAGCTGTCGTACCAGTCGGTTGCGACCTCGAAGATGAACATGACGCCCTGGTGGGCGAAGCCGAGCTGGAGGTAGCCGACTTTGCCGACGTGGTTGACGAGATACTCAGCGTCGTCGAGCTCTTCGGAGTTGTCGTCGGGGAAGGTTTGATCGCGAAGCTGCTCGAGCAGGATGGCAACGTCGGATTTTTCGAGGATGACTTCGCTCATGGTGACGAAGGGGGAGCCGGCCGCTTTGGCGTGCTCGACGAAGTCCTTCCATCCGTCGGGGTTTTCTTCTTCGAAGATGACGGTCGGGACGTCTTCTGTAACGTAGGCATTGAGGCGACGCATGCCGTGGCCGGCGATGAAGGCCACCATGTCGTCTTTGAGCGAGATAAGATTGTCAGGTTGCATTCGATAGTTATTGTCTCAGAAACGCCGGTGCATCGCACGGGAAAGACTCCGCGGCACGCTCGGCAAAGGGCTTCTGGAAGGGAATCAGGATTGGCAAAGTTCAAGCACCACGTTTTTATCTGTACCAATGAGCGGGACCAGAGCGCTTCGCGGCCCAGTTGCAGCAACGAAGGAGGCGGGAAGCTGAAGTCGGCCTTCAAGGAAGCGGTGAAGGATGCTGGGTTGAAGGGGCAGGTTCGGGCTAACGAGCTTGGTTGCCTTGACCAGTGCGAGCACGGCCCGGTCGTTGTGGTATATCCGGACGCGATCTGGTATGGGTCCGTTCATGCGAAAGATGTGGAGGAGATTGTGAACCAACATCTGTTGCATGGGCGTCCGGTGGAGCGGCTGCGGCTGGCGGATACATGTCTGAATACAGAGAGTTGCCCGCATAAGCCAGCATCGAAACGCAAGTGATGGATATAGGGCGAGTGCGCCGTTTCGCGTGGTATATTCGAAGGAAAGTCAAATGATTTTTTCAAAAGATTACGTTGGATACCTGGCGCGCCAGACGATTAAGCATTTAGTCGCCGAGAAGATGATTCACACCGACAAACCGGCTTTGGTCAACGAACGCGTTGCTGCGGGAATGGTGGATGAGCTGGCTTTGGAAGATCGGATCAATGATGAGGTTCGCGTGATCCTTGAGGCCTTCCAGGATGACATGCGCAAGACCGGCGCGAGCTATCCCGAGATGTTCAAAAAGGTGAAGAACGAGCTCGCCCGCAAGTACAAGGCGGTGCTGTGAGGATCTCTCGCGACAAGCTCAACAAGCTGGCTCATACGGTGGCCGACACCTTGGCGGAGATCCCGGAGGTCGACTTTCTGGAGGATCGAAATACGATTCGGCAGGAGGCTCGGAAGGCTCTGGAGAAGCTGCTGATGGAAGAGACGAAGATCGACGCAGCGGCGCGGCAGAAGATCGCTTCACAGCGAAAAATCATCGTGGAAGGGTCGCAGGAGTGGGACATTCTGTACCGCAAGTACTACAACGATGAGGTGAAGAAACTGGGGCTGTAAGGGCTTCTTTTTCAGAGGGGCGCGGGTCGCTCGGCAGCGCCGTTAGCTGATATAATTTGTTTATCGCAGTGGAGAAGTTCCTCTCCTGTCTGGTTTCTGGCGTCATGGTGTAACTGGTTAACACGCCGCCCTCTCAAGGCGGAGAGTACGGGTTCGATCCCCGTTGACGCTACCAATCCTTTCCTTCTGCAACTTCGTGTTTTGGCGCCATGGTGTAACTGGTTAACACGCGGCCCTTTCAAGGCTGAGAGTACGGGTTCGATCCCCGTTGGCGCTACCAAACTTTCAACAACTGAGACGTAGAAAGCGGACCTAGCTTCCGCATGTAGTTGGCACCTGTTGGGGTTGCGCAGGCTTGTCGAGCAAAGCCGAAGGTACGCTTCGTCGTTGAATGAATCCAGCATGAAAAGTCAGGATCGTGGGCTCTGAAAATTAGGAAATTGGATGAGCGCCTGCGTCTAAAAAGAGAACAGGGGAAACGTTCTTGAACCCGCAGTCACCATAGGTAGAGGGCCGTCGTGGCTCCGCTAACGGCAGAATGGTAATGCAAATTGAAAGGGTAGGTTATAGCAGATGTCACTTAACCAAAGTCAACTTCTCTCCTCCTGGCCAAACCTTGAGAAGAGGTCGGCGTGCGATGAAGGCATGGAGCTTGCGGGTAGTTTTCTGAAGGCCGCCCGTGAGTGCGTGATCACCTTAGGTAAGGGCAGGACAAGCGGCAGCCGTGCAGACCTTTTGTGGACCTATAACGCGATGGTGCAGCATAGCGACAGTTGTAAGAAGTGTAGTGAGAGCTGATTCCATTGATTCGATCCTGAGAGGCGAGATGGGCACACGGCGAGGTGCCCATTGACGCTTAAGCGGCGAGCCGTTTCACAAAACTTCAAATCTCATGGCGGCAAGCGGTATTGAAGGTTCGGGTGTACCTGGCGCCCTACCAAACCCTTGTCAGTCGAGACTTAGCGAACGGCTATACTGTAGGGGTGAGTAAGACTTTTTATATTGAGACGTTTGGCTGCCAGATGAATGCCCATGACTCGGAGAAGGTCATCGGGACGCTGGAACAGCAGGGGTATGCCCGGGTTCAGGACGAGGATGCGGCTGGGTTGATTCTGTATAACACCTGCTCTATTCGCGATAAGGCAGAACAGAAGGTGTTTCACCGGCTGAATGAGTACAAGAAGCTGCAGGGTGAAGGTAAGAAGTTCGCTGTGCTGGGCTGCGTCGCCCAGCAAGAGGGCGAGAAGATATTCGAGAAGGCTCCATATGTGTCGATGGTGGCGGGGTCGGCGTCCTATAGGAATCTGCCGGAGATGCTGCGGCGGCTGGAGGCGGGGGAAGAGCGGATTACGGGGCTCGATGACCGGCAGACTGATCTGACGTTTGAGACGGAGTTTACGGTGCGGTCAAATCCGCATCGTGGATACATCACGATCATCGAGGGCTGCGACAAGTTTTGCGCTTACTGCGTGGTGCCTTACACGCGTGGCAAGGAGCGCAGCCGGACTGCGGCTTCGGTGCTGGTTGAGGCGAAGAAGATGGTGGATCTTGGGTTCACGGAGATTCAGTTTCTTGGGCAGAATGTGAACTCGTATCGCGATCCTTCGGGGAGGATGTCGTTCGCGGAACTGCTGGTTGCCGTCGGAGAGTTACCGGGAATTCGCAGGGTGCGGTTTACGACGTCGCATCCGCGGGACTTTGCGCGGGATATTGTGCAGGCGATCGACGATACGCCGACGCTCTGTGATCATATTCATCTACCGGTGCAATCGGGGTCGACCGCGGTGCTGAAGGCTATGTCGCGGGAGTATACGCGGGAGTGGTATCTCGAGCGTATGAGCTGGATCAAGGAGGCGAAGCGCGACATCAGCATCACGAGCGATATGATTGTGGGTTTCCCGGGTGAGACGGATGCGGACTTTGAGGAGACCATCACACTGGTGGGCGAGGTGAAGTATGACGCGGTGTTTGCGTTCAAGTTTTCGCCGAGGCCGAATACTCCGGCGGTGACGATGGCGGATAGTATCCCGGATGAGGTGAAGTCGGAGCGACTGCGGATCTTGATGGACCGGCAACGGGAGATTCAGCGAGAGCACTATGGACGGCATCTGGGCGAGGTGCAGGAGGTGATGGTGGAGAGCTATAACCCTTCGCGCAACCAAGTTGTTGGGCGCAGCTCGCAGAACAAGACGGTGAACTTTACTGTTTCCAGGATTGCTCAGCCTCCGATTGGGAGTTATCTGCCTGTTCGGATTACGCAAACGCTGCCGAATTGCCTGGTGGGTGAGGCGATTGCCGATGTAGATGCTGTGCCGTTTGTTTCTGTACAACGGGTTTCGGATTTTGTGGTGCTCAACTGATGAATCCCTCTTCGGTTCAACCGGCCGTACAGGCTCCAGATGAAGTGGAGATGCAGATTCGCGGGCTTATGATGGACCCGATTACGAATATGCCGATCATTGTGCTGAAAGATGTGGCGAGCGATCTGGTGTTGCCGATCTGGGTGGGAATCTTCGAGGCCAATGCGATTGCGCTGGAGTTGGAGAAGACGGCGACGCCCCGGCCGATGACGCACGATCTGTTGCAGAACATGGCTCGTGGGCTGAATGCTGAAGTGCGTAAGGTTGTAGTTTCGGAGCTTCGGGACGATACTTTTTTTGCGGTCATCTGGATGGATCATGCGGGCGAGACGGTTGCGATGGATGCGAGGCCGTCGGACGCGATTGCGCTGGCGCTGCGGTGGGATTGCCCGATCTATGTCAATCGCTCGGTACTCGAGAACTCGAAGCAGGCTGCGAGCGGCTCGCCGAATGTGAATGCCGAGGAGATGCGGCGGTGGCTCGAGAATCTGAATGACGATGATATGGGCCGCTACAAAATGTAACTCTGGTGGTTACAGCCAATTGCAAAGTGTAGCGACGCGTTCGGCCCACTCGTCTTCCGTGGGAAGGTGGGGCTGCGCGACCGCGTGATGCTTGCCCTCGAGGATGCTTTCGATTGCTGATTGCAGGGCGGGGGTCATGTTCTCTTCGCCGCCGGTGAACACGGTTGCCCAGGGGGTGTCGAGCAGAATGTCGCTGACGCCTGATTCGCGGTGCAGCAGGACTGGGATGCCTCGCTGTAGCGATTCGATGGCGGGGATTCCGTAGCCTTGAACGGCGGGCATGAGGAACAAGTGGGTCTGAGAGAACAGACGTTCGAGATCGTCATCGAGAACGAAGCCGTGGAAGTGAATGCGATCGCCGATGCCGAGTGCTTGGGCCATGTCGCGGAGAGTGGGGATGAGAGAGCCCTTGCCGGCGAGGTCGAGGCTCCAGTCGATGATGGTGGAGAGTGGTTTGTCGGCGCGCTCCAGCTCTGCGAGGGCTCGGATAATCCAGTCGATTCGCTTGTTGGGCTCGATGCGGCAGACGGAGAACATCTGGAGTTGGCCGTTTAGCGGGTGGGAGGGAGGTGTTGAGGGGCTGGTGCCGAGACCGCCCATGCGGGCGATCTTTGCGTCGATGTTGAAGTCCTTGCGGCATTCGCTGCGGAGGTACTCGCTGGTGACGATGGTGTTGCCGCCGGAGCGCAGGCCGTAGCCGATGATGCGATTTGAGACGGCGATGCGCAGTTTGGTGGGCAGGCGGCGGGTGTCCTGATCTCCGAAGAGAGAGGGCGTGTCGTGCATGAGGGTATGGAATCCGCGCTGTCCGGCGAGGGTTGCGTGAAGGGCAGGTTGATAGCCGGAGGCAAGCGGTTTGGGTGAGTTTGGGGACTGCTGGTTGAAGTAAGTGCGTAGGTAGGCGATCTTGTTGCGTGCTCCTGGTGCGGGATTGAGCTCGACGACCTGCAGGGGGTGGGTGGCGTATTGCGCGAGGTTGCAGCGGTCGAAATAGGTGACGACGTGATTGGGCAGGTTGCGTTGATAGAGCCAGCGGGAGAGCGCGAGGACGCTGCGTTCGGAGCCGCCGAACTGCTCGATCTCGGTGATGATGATGGGGCGGGAGCCGCTTGGAGGTGTTTGCATGGACCCAGTTGGGAGATTGAAGTCAGCTTAGCAAAGTTGCAAGGTTCACGAAGGCGGCTCAGCGTTGGCAGAGATTATCGAGATGGGTGAAGAACTCTGGGAAGCTGATGGCGGCGGATTCGGCTCCGTGGATTTCGGTGTCTCCGGTGGCACGAAGGGCTGCGATGGAGAAGGCCATGGCGATGCGGTGATCGGTACCGGAGTCGATCTGCGCTCCGTGAAGACGCTGGTTGCCGGGGATGACCAGGCCGTCCTCGTGCTCGGTGAGTTCGGCTCCCATGGCGCGGAGATTTTTTGCGACCAGGGCGATTCGGTCGGATTCTTTGACGCGGAGCTCTTTGGCGTCGCGGATGGTGATGCCGTCGCCGGTGTAAGGGGCGATGGCGGCGAGGACCGGAAGTTCGTCGATGATCTGGGCGGCGAGGGCTCCGCCGATGTGCATGCCGCGGAGGCCATTGGGCGAGACGTTGACCTGAACGGTGCCGACGAGTTCGCCATGGTGCTCTTCGACGTTGAGGACCTTGATCTTGCCGCCGAGGGCGGTGATGACGTCGAGCAGGGAAGCGCGAGTGGGGTTCATGCCGACTCCATCGAGGATGAGGTTGGAGTCGGGAAAGAGAAGCGCGGCGCAGAGAAAGAAGGCCGCGGAGGAGATGTCGCCGGGGATGGTGGCGTCGATCGCTTTCAGGGTTTGATTGCCGGGGATGCTGAGTTTTGCGGCATCTCCCGCCGCGGCGATGGTGCGGTTGAGGGTAGCGCCGAAGGCTCGGAGGGCGTGTTCGGAGTGATCACGAGTGCGGATGGATTCGGTGAGGCTGGTGGTGCCGTTGGCCTGGAGGCCGGCGAATAGAACCGCGGTTTTGACCTGCGCGCTGGGGATGGGGGTGTCGAAGTCGATGGCGCGGAGCGGGCCGCCGTGGATGGTGACGGGGGCGTGGCCTTCGACGAGGTCGATCTTCGCACCCATCTGGCTGAGGGGTTTGCGTATGCGTTCCATGGGGCGGAGGGTGAGGGAGTGGTCTCCGATGAGAGTGAAGGTGTGATGATGAGGAGCGATGAGGCCGGCGAGCATACGCATGGTGGAGCCGGAGTTGCCGCAGTCGAGCGAAGCTGCAGGTTCCTGGAAGCGGCCGCCGGTGCCGGTGATCTCGATGGTCTTGTCTTCTTTGTGAACGACGGTTGCGCCGAGGGCTTCCATGCATGCGAGAGAGGAGTGGGGATCGGC
This Tunturibacter gelidoferens DNA region includes the following protein-coding sequences:
- the aroA gene encoding 3-phosphoshikimate 1-carboxyvinyltransferase, whose translation is MSSSSTTQTIRPARTLQGSLTLPGDKSISHRYAMLAGFAEGTTRLSNFSTGADPHSSLACMEALGATVVHKEDKTIEITGTGGRFQEPAASLDCGNSGSTMRMLAGLIAPHHHTFTLIGDHSLTLRPMERIRKPLSQMGAKIDLVEGHAPVTIHGGPLRAIDFDTPIPSAQVKTAVLFAGLQANGTTSLTESIRTRDHSEHALRAFGATLNRTIAAAGDAAKLSIPGNQTLKAIDATIPGDISSAAFFLCAALLFPDSNLILDGVGMNPTRASLLDVITALGGKIKVLNVEEHHGELVGTVQVNVSPNGLRGMHIGGALAAQIIDELPVLAAIAPYTGDGITIRDAKELRVKESDRIALVAKNLRAMGAELTEHEDGLVIPGNQRLHGAQIDSGTDHRIAMAFSIAALRATGDTEIHGAESAAISFPEFFTHLDNLCQR